In Acidobacteriota bacterium, the DNA window GCCTCTCACTCGGCCTCGAGGTCGTGAACTCGAACGTCGAGCCGGCGGTCACGGAAACCGAGGTTCGCCGCTACTACCGCGAGGACGCGCTGATGTGGGAGCTCCTTCAGCTTTTCCGTCGCGTCGATCGGGCGTGGCAACGGCGTATCCGGCGGCGCCAGTACCCCTTCCTGCTACCCGGCAAGGTAAAACGCCGTGTGTGACACGATCGTCGTCGTCGGCGACAGGCGGGTTCTGTTCGCCAAGAACTCGGACCGCGACGCCAACGAGGCGCAGATTCTCGAATGGCATTGCCGAGCTCGCCATCAGCCCGGATCCCCGCTTCGCTGCACCTACGTCACGATCCAGCAGGTCGAAGAGACGGCGGCGGTCCTCCTGAGCCGCCCTTTCTGGATGTGGGGCGCGGAGATGGGCGCCAACGAGCACGGCGTCGTAATTGGAAACGAAGCGGTATTCACGCGAGGCCCGGTTGCGAAAACCGGTCTCACTGGAATGGACCTGCTGCGCCTCGCACTCGAACGCTCTACGACCGCACTCGGCGCGGTCGAGGTCATGGTCGATCTTCTCGAGCGGCACGGCCAAGGAGGTGGCTGCGACCACGAGACCCGAAAGCTCCGCTACCACAACAGCTATGTGATCGCCGATCCGACCACCGCATATGTCCTCGAGACCTCCGGCCGCGAGTGGGCGACGGAGCAGGTTCACGGCGTGCGGACGATCTCGAATGCTCTGACCATTCCAGAATTCGCTTCACGGCACAGCGATTGGCTGGTGACCCACGTTGCGTGCGGCCGGACTCGCCAGGCACGAACCAGCGCACTGGTCGGCGACGTTACCGGCCCGGCCGACCTGATGCGCATCCTTCGAGACCACGGTGAAGACCGCGATGCTCCTCGCTACTCGTGGTTCAACGGAGCCCTCGATACCATCTGCATGCACGGGGGGGGTGGTGCGGTTCACGGATCGGTCACCACCGCGTCGTGGGTCTCCGAGCTGTCACCAGGGTCCGTCCGGCACTGGGCCACCGGGACGTCGGCCCCCTGCACCGGGCTCTTCAAGCCCGTGCAGGTCGATGAGGCGCTCGACCTCGGTATCTCGCCGACGGATACCGCCGATGTGAATTCCCTGTGGTGGCGCCACGAACGGCTTCATCGATCGATCCTGCGCGACCCGACAACCCTGCTTCCAGCGATTGCAGATCACCGCGACGAGGTGGAGGAACGCTGGCTGAGTGAAATGCCAGATTCCAAATCTGCGTTCTTACAGGCGGATCAGATCCTGGAGTCGTGGATCGCACGTATCGCCACGCAATCCGTTTCAGACACCAGGCCGCCCTGGGCGCGGCGATACTGGGATACCCGGACCAGGCGGGCAGGTCTCTCGCTGTGACGGTTCGGCCATTCCGGTCCGATGTTCTGGTCTGACAACCAGAAGAAGAGATCATTCGGAACGAATCACCCGAGGCTCGGCGACTCCGGGTTTCGGAAACATGCTCGGAGGCAGGGCGTAGAACAGAAGCGAAGCATGACGGACAAACGGGGGTTTTTCACGACACGCAAGGTCGGCCTGTTTCTGCTCGCCGCGGTGCAGTCGGCACGTCTGGCGGTCGGCACGACACCCCAGTCACCAACACCGGTTGCCACGCCAACATTCGGCGAGCAGGTCGAAGTCACCGTCGTCAACGTCGACGTCTACGTTCGCGACCGGCAGGGTCGGCCCGTCGAGGGCCTGACGGCTGACGATTTCAGAGTGACCCAGGACGGCCGGGAGGTCGAGGTCACAAATTTCGCCGTGTTTTCGCCCAAGACTCTAGATCTCGGATCTTCGGCTCCGGAGATGAATGCTCCTGACCTTCGACCCGCGACCTCTCCAACGACATTCCGGCCGATCTACGTCGTGCTCTACATCGACAACGTCAACCTGAATCCGTTGCAGCGCAACAACGTGCTGATCAGGATGAACAAATTCGTTCAAGAGAACCTGGCCGCACCGATTCAGAT includes these proteins:
- a CDS encoding C69 family dipeptidase, coding for MCDTIVVVGDRRVLFAKNSDRDANEAQILEWHCRARHQPGSPLRCTYVTIQQVEETAAVLLSRPFWMWGAEMGANEHGVVIGNEAVFTRGPVAKTGLTGMDLLRLALERSTTALGAVEVMVDLLERHGQGGGCDHETRKLRYHNSYVIADPTTAYVLETSGREWATEQVHGVRTISNALTIPEFASRHSDWLVTHVACGRTRQARTSALVGDVTGPADLMRILRDHGEDRDAPRYSWFNGALDTICMHGGGGAVHGSVTTASWVSELSPGSVRHWATGTSAPCTGLFKPVQVDEALDLGISPTDTADVNSLWWRHERLHRSILRDPTTLLPAIADHRDEVEERWLSEMPDSKSAFLQADQILESWIARIATQSVSDTRPPWARRYWDTRTRRAGLSL